A genomic segment from Pedobacter sp. MC2016-14 encodes:
- a CDS encoding GyrI-like domain-containing protein: MANVDKEVQISYISSVNKALKFIDGNLDTNLSLETIAKVACFSPYHFHRIFKAITNETLNSYINRKRTEKVASILIRKPEVSITELSLLFGFTSNSSLTRAFKKYYSSSPSEFRKQKNSRFSKISKIESKNGQGHVVFEEYICSMDNLKNWIEMNAKIEIKEITKLELAYVKSIGAQGITAAYDTLVKWATPQGLLQNPETKMVTIYHDSFKTTNPEKVRISACITLTEPLKVSGNIGRTSIEKGKFIVGSFVIGLIEFEKSWNSLFVWMAEHGYKKADREPFEIYHNDYRTHPDKKCFVDYFIPIL, encoded by the coding sequence ATGGCAAATGTTGATAAAGAAGTGCAGATAAGCTACATCAGCAGCGTTAATAAGGCGCTAAAGTTTATAGATGGAAATCTTGACACAAACTTGTCGTTGGAAACGATTGCAAAAGTTGCTTGTTTTTCGCCTTATCATTTTCATAGAATATTTAAGGCTATTACAAATGAGACGTTAAATTCTTATATCAATAGAAAAAGAACTGAAAAAGTCGCTTCCATTTTAATCAGGAAGCCGGAAGTAAGCATTACTGAGCTTTCACTTTTATTTGGTTTTACCAGTAATTCCTCTCTCACAAGAGCTTTTAAAAAATATTACAGTTCAAGCCCGTCTGAATTCCGTAAGCAAAAGAACAGCAGATTTAGCAAGATAAGTAAAATTGAAAGCAAGAATGGACAAGGGCATGTAGTTTTTGAGGAATACATTTGCAGCATGGATAATCTTAAAAACTGGATAGAAATGAATGCAAAAATTGAAATCAAGGAAATAACTAAGTTAGAATTAGCTTACGTAAAAAGTATTGGCGCACAGGGAATTACTGCGGCTTATGACACCTTAGTTAAATGGGCAACCCCGCAAGGATTATTGCAAAATCCGGAGACAAAAATGGTCACGATTTATCATGACAGTTTTAAAACCACAAATCCAGAAAAAGTTAGAATAAGTGCTTGTATCACGCTAACAGAACCCCTCAAGGTGTCAGGAAATATTGGAAGAACATCCATTGAAAAAGGTAAATTTATTGTTGGAAGTTTTGTAATCGGGCTTATTGAATTTGAAAAATCCTGGAATAGCCTTTTTGTCTGGATGGCAGAACACGGATATAAAAAAGCGGATAGAGAACCTTTTGAAATCTATCATAACGACTACAGAACGCACCCCGATAAAAAATGTTTTGTTGATTATTTTATACCAATTTTATAA
- a CDS encoding DUF962 domain-containing protein has translation MQQHTYKSLKEFYPFYLTKHQNTTNRVLHFIGSGLAILCLISAVLFHNLSCLLALPVFAYGFAWIGHFFFEKNRSNSCKHPFFNLASDFLLFGDLMTGRQSFQTNS, from the coding sequence ATGCAGCAACATACATACAAGTCATTAAAAGAGTTTTATCCCTTTTACCTCACAAAACATCAAAACACAACCAATCGGGTTCTACATTTTATAGGTTCTGGTCTGGCGATTTTATGCCTCATATCTGCTGTACTATTTCATAACCTAAGTTGCCTTTTGGCATTGCCTGTATTTGCCTACGGATTTGCATGGATTGGTCATTTCTTTTTTGAAAAAAACCGAAGCAACAGCTGTAAGCATCCATTCTTTAATCTGGCAAGTGACTTCTTATTGTTCGGAGATTTGATGACAGGCAGGCAATCGTTCCAGACAAATAGCTGA
- the aroB gene encoding 3-dehydroquinate synthase yields the protein MRTINSSGHNIYFETQLSPLAALLEEEKYSKVFVFADSNTSEACLPLFQEMLDDFSSFDLVETDSGEENKNIDFCIGIWKTLLDFGADRKCLMINLGGGVITDMGGFVASTYKRGIDFINIPTTLLSQVDASVGGKTGIDIDNVKNMVGTFTLPQAVFIETAFLKTLPERELLSGFAEIIKHGLIADEAYYKQLKLSDYKNPDADLIYHSVEIKNQVVTEDPLEKGLRKILNFGHTIGHAVESYSLSNDDKPLTHGEAIAIGMICEAHLSVKNSSLTEAELEDICSYITSIYPKYTIAPESFEQLNELMQSDKKNEHGQILFSLLAKIGKCEYNCRVTEQDIVASLNYYNLAYNS from the coding sequence ATGAGAACAATCAACAGTTCCGGTCACAACATTTATTTTGAAACGCAGCTATCACCATTGGCCGCACTGCTGGAAGAAGAAAAATACAGTAAGGTTTTCGTTTTTGCGGACAGCAATACCTCAGAAGCTTGTCTTCCTTTGTTTCAGGAAATGCTGGACGATTTTAGCTCCTTCGACCTGGTAGAAACAGATTCCGGAGAGGAAAATAAGAATATCGATTTCTGTATCGGCATTTGGAAAACCCTGCTGGATTTTGGAGCCGATAGAAAGTGCCTGATGATTAACCTTGGTGGTGGTGTAATTACCGATATGGGTGGTTTTGTGGCCTCAACTTACAAAAGAGGTATCGATTTCATCAACATTCCTACTACCTTATTATCCCAGGTTGACGCTTCTGTTGGTGGAAAAACCGGAATTGACATTGATAATGTTAAAAATATGGTGGGGACTTTTACCTTACCTCAAGCTGTATTTATTGAAACTGCATTTCTAAAAACCCTTCCTGAAAGGGAACTGTTATCTGGTTTTGCAGAAATTATTAAACATGGCTTAATTGCAGATGAAGCTTATTATAAACAACTTAAATTAAGTGATTATAAGAACCCAGATGCTGATCTTATATATCATTCTGTAGAAATAAAAAATCAGGTAGTTACAGAAGATCCATTGGAAAAAGGCCTGCGCAAGATTTTAAACTTTGGTCACACCATTGGCCATGCCGTAGAAAGCTATTCCTTAAGCAATGACGATAAGCCGCTTACGCACGGAGAAGCGATTGCCATCGGCATGATTTGCGAGGCGCACTTGTCTGTTAAAAACAGTAGCCTGACTGAGGCAGAATTGGAAGATATTTGCAGTTACATTACCAGCATTTACCCTAAATACACCATTGCACCAGAGAGTTTTGAACAATTAAATGAGCTAATGCAAAGTGATAAAAAGAATGAGCATGGACAAATCCTTTTCTCGCTACTGGCTAAAATTGGCAAATGTGAATACAACTGCAGGGTAACAGAACAAGACATTGTGGCGAGCCTAAACTATTATAACCTGGCCTACAATTCATAA
- the aroA gene encoding 3-phosphoshikimate 1-carboxyvinyltransferase, with translation MVSSKKNAIVSFSGTKDINTEITLTGSKSESNRALILSALAKGQVKVHNLSDAADTVILNGILTQLNISDGSVERLTVDVGHAGTAMRFLTAYLSTVDRQFQLTGSGRMKERPIKLLVDALQHLGASIGYAGQEGFPPLHIDGGFEQLTNRVKIPGNISSQYLSALLLIAPALPLGLSLEIEGELTSRPYLEMTLKMLEEAGIQHEWTNNTIHISHQSYKESNLTVEPDWSACSYWYSIAALANQSVVTLPNLKEQSLQGDSRIQEIMQLLGIQTIRKGTGIEISSAIEPQTIDGFLNLKDCPDLAQTIIVCAAAKGLNLRFTGLETLKIKETDRIKALQNELAKIGVQLLEDNEVYTLDCTNLNFPEHITIKTYDDHRMAMAFAPLSLLIKEVEIEDYQVVEKSYPDFWKDLEKAGFSVREFN, from the coding sequence ATGGTTTCATCAAAAAAGAATGCAATCGTTTCTTTTTCAGGAACAAAAGATATTAATACGGAGATTACCTTAACCGGTTCAAAAAGTGAAAGCAACAGGGCATTGATTCTTTCGGCTTTGGCAAAAGGACAGGTTAAGGTCCACAATTTATCTGATGCGGCCGATACTGTTATTCTAAATGGTATTTTAACGCAGTTAAATATCAGCGATGGTTCGGTAGAGCGGCTAACGGTTGATGTGGGACATGCGGGCACCGCCATGCGTTTCCTAACGGCTTATCTATCTACTGTTGACAGGCAGTTTCAACTCACCGGATCTGGCAGAATGAAAGAGCGACCGATAAAATTATTGGTAGATGCATTACAGCATCTTGGCGCAAGTATCGGTTACGCAGGTCAGGAAGGCTTCCCTCCACTCCACATTGACGGTGGTTTTGAACAGCTTACCAATAGGGTTAAAATACCCGGTAACATCAGCAGTCAGTATTTATCTGCCTTGTTGCTTATTGCCCCTGCCTTGCCACTTGGTCTTTCTCTTGAAATTGAAGGTGAACTTACCTCCCGGCCATACCTGGAAATGACTTTAAAAATGCTAGAAGAAGCGGGGATACAGCATGAATGGACCAACAATACCATTCATATCAGTCACCAATCTTATAAGGAGAGCAATTTAACGGTAGAACCTGATTGGAGTGCCTGTTCATATTGGTACAGTATTGCTGCATTGGCAAATCAATCTGTGGTTACACTGCCAAACCTAAAGGAACAGAGCTTACAGGGCGATAGCAGGATTCAGGAAATCATGCAATTACTTGGCATACAAACCATCAGAAAAGGCACCGGAATTGAAATTTCTTCAGCAATTGAGCCGCAAACAATCGACGGTTTTTTAAACTTGAAGGATTGTCCCGATCTGGCTCAAACTATTATTGTTTGTGCTGCAGCAAAAGGTCTAAACCTCAGGTTTACGGGGCTGGAAACTTTGAAAATTAAGGAAACAGATCGCATTAAGGCACTGCAAAATGAACTGGCTAAAATAGGTGTGCAACTGCTGGAAGATAATGAGGTTTACACCTTAGATTGCACAAATTTAAATTTCCCTGAACACATTACCATTAAAACCTATGACGATCATCGTATGGCTATGGCTTTTGCACCGCTAAGCCTATTGATCAAAGAGGTAGAAATTGAAGATTATCAGGTGGTAGAGAAATCTTACCCGGATTTTTGGAAGGACCTCGAAAAGGCAGGATTTAGCGTCAGAGAATTCAATTAG
- a CDS encoding HAD family phosphatase yields the protein MQNIKNIIFDYGNVIFEINFLIAQNAFKQLGIPNIESFFGHKGHDQLFSDLETGSISPAQFRDGIRLAAQNPALTDSEIDAAWNSLLIGVPENVHDVLLKVKKNYRTFLLSNTNQIHYDFIMNYLKDEFKVENNDHLFEKAYYSQLMFLRKPHVEIFEQVIKENNLNPAETLFIDDSPQHLVGAKAAGLHTLLMTENPKYLGDFLKKNGILL from the coding sequence ATGCAAAATATTAAAAATATCATATTCGATTATGGCAACGTAATCTTCGAAATCAACTTTCTCATTGCGCAAAATGCATTTAAACAACTGGGTATCCCCAATATAGAATCTTTTTTTGGACACAAAGGACACGACCAGTTGTTTTCTGATCTTGAAACCGGATCAATCAGCCCTGCGCAATTTAGAGATGGGATAAGGCTTGCTGCACAAAATCCAGCACTAACCGATAGCGAAATTGATGCTGCCTGGAATAGTTTGTTGATTGGGGTTCCCGAAAATGTGCATGATGTTTTGCTCAAAGTAAAAAAGAATTACCGTACGTTTTTACTAAGCAATACCAACCAAATACATTACGATTTCATCATGAATTACCTTAAAGATGAATTCAAAGTAGAAAACAACGACCATCTTTTTGAAAAGGCATATTATTCACAATTAATGTTTTTGCGCAAGCCTCATGTAGAGATCTTTGAACAGGTCATCAAAGAAAATAACCTAAACCCAGCAGAGACCCTATTTATAGACGATAGCCCTCAACATTTAGTGGGCGCAAAGGCAGCCGGTCTCCATACTTTATTAATGACAGAAAACCCCAAATACCTGGGGGACTTCTTAAAAAAGAACGGAATTCTATTATAA
- a CDS encoding SDR family oxidoreductase: MDFKNKNVVITGGTTGIGLATAKAFINAGANVWITGRNASNLQKATSEINSSKLFTVVSDGSKIEDISILEKAVAESGNTLDVLFLNSGIATFEPIANVTEANFDAQFNTNVKGHFFTLQKLLPHLKDGASVVFTSSTVATAANSGASVYSATKGALNKIAQIAANELAERKIRVNIVSPGPILTPGLENAVPAEAKDFLAGATALQRIGDPDEVAKTVLFLASDAASFITGTEIVVDGGYLNYALK; encoded by the coding sequence ATGGATTTTAAAAATAAAAACGTTGTAATTACTGGTGGAACTACCGGAATAGGTCTGGCTACAGCTAAAGCATTTATTAATGCAGGCGCGAACGTATGGATTACAGGCAGAAATGCCAGCAATTTACAAAAAGCAACTTCAGAGATAAACAGCTCAAAATTGTTTACTGTAGTATCTGACGGTTCAAAAATAGAAGATATTTCTATACTCGAAAAAGCAGTTGCAGAAAGTGGGAATACCCTGGATGTCCTTTTTTTGAATTCGGGAATCGCCACATTTGAACCTATAGCAAACGTAACTGAAGCGAATTTTGATGCACAATTTAACACCAATGTCAAGGGCCATTTCTTCACCCTGCAAAAATTACTTCCACACCTTAAAGATGGGGCGTCAGTGGTATTTACTTCCTCAACGGTTGCCACAGCCGCAAATTCAGGAGCCAGCGTATATTCTGCAACTAAAGGCGCATTAAATAAAATTGCGCAAATTGCCGCGAATGAACTGGCAGAAAGAAAAATTCGTGTAAACATTGTTAGCCCAGGACCTATTCTAACACCTGGTTTAGAAAACGCAGTACCCGCAGAAGCAAAAGATTTTTTGGCTGGTGCCACAGCCTTACAGCGAATTGGTGATCCAGATGAAGTAGCAAAAACTGTATTGTTTCTTGCTTCTGATGCCGCAAGTTTTATTACTGGAACAGAGATTGTTGTGGATGGTGGCTACCTTAATTACGCATTAAAGTAA
- a CDS encoding proline dehydrogenase family protein — protein sequence MEASEGKKLNFDNTEIAFRHKSKSELNSAYWLFKIMGSNFLTQVGPPVTNLFLNIGLPIQGLIKATIFKQFCGGETIAECEHTIAQLAVSKVGTILDYSVEGEEEETVFDFTCDEIIRTIDRAAGDPRVPITVFKVTGIGRFGLLEKLDAGHELSAAEIVEYEKVKSRCERICRTAFEKNVPVMIDAEETWIQKTIDDLALEMMMLFNKEKLIVYNTYQMYRHDKLAHIKADHLIAKEKAFILGAKIVRGAYMEKERRRALQMGYPSPIQPDKKSTDQDYNAALVYSIENIMEMGIVCGTHNEASCKLLADLLNEHQISHNHPHVYFSQLLGMSDNLSFNLSDGDYNVAKYVPYGPVKAVMPYLFRRAQENTSIAGQTSRELDLIIREKKRRNV from the coding sequence ATGGAGGCATCCGAAGGGAAAAAACTCAATTTCGATAATACGGAAATTGCGTTCCGTCATAAATCTAAATCAGAACTGAATAGTGCTTACTGGCTGTTTAAAATCATGGGAAGTAATTTTTTAACCCAGGTTGGCCCTCCGGTTACCAATTTATTTCTAAATATTGGACTGCCCATTCAGGGCTTGATCAAAGCCACCATCTTTAAGCAATTTTGTGGCGGAGAGACGATAGCAGAATGTGAACACACTATTGCACAGCTTGCGGTAAGTAAGGTTGGTACCATTCTGGATTATTCTGTAGAGGGTGAGGAAGAGGAAACAGTTTTTGACTTTACTTGTGATGAAATTATCCGTACTATTGATAGAGCGGCAGGAGATCCAAGAGTGCCCATAACTGTTTTTAAAGTGACAGGGATTGGGCGGTTCGGCTTGCTTGAAAAACTAGATGCTGGGCATGAACTATCCGCTGCAGAAATTGTGGAATATGAAAAAGTTAAATCACGTTGTGAGCGGATTTGCAGAACAGCTTTTGAAAAGAATGTTCCAGTAATGATTGATGCTGAAGAAACCTGGATTCAAAAAACGATTGATGACCTTGCCTTAGAAATGATGATGCTTTTTAACAAAGAGAAGCTGATTGTTTACAATACTTACCAAATGTACCGACACGATAAGCTGGCTCATATCAAAGCAGACCACCTCATCGCAAAAGAGAAAGCTTTTATCCTGGGGGCTAAGATTGTTCGTGGAGCTTATATGGAAAAGGAGCGGAGACGGGCCCTGCAAATGGGCTATCCATCACCTATCCAACCAGATAAAAAAAGTACAGATCAGGATTATAATGCCGCGCTGGTTTATAGCATAGAAAATATAATGGAAATGGGCATTGTTTGCGGTACGCACAATGAAGCAAGCTGTAAATTACTGGCAGACTTACTAAACGAACATCAAATTAGCCACAATCACCCACACGTTTATTTCTCACAATTGCTTGGAATGAGTGATAATTTGAGCTTCAACTTGTCAGATGGCGATTATAATGTGGCTAAGTATGTACCTTATGGGCCTGTTAAAGCTGTAATGCCTTATTTGTTTAGGCGGGCACAAGAGAATACCTCCATAGCCGGGCAAACCAGCAGAGAACTGGACCTTATTATTAGGGAAAAGAAACGAAGAAATGTATAA
- a CDS encoding Txe/YoeB family addiction module toxin produces the protein MTKEKWLLDNMDLSFTPNGWEDFEYWLENDAETADKIRALLKSVKATPFQGIGKPEPLKHNLKGFWSRRITGEHRLVYEISGTKGKDQKCAILQCRFHYDPK, from the coding sequence TTGACGAAAGAGAAATGGCTACTGGATAATATGGATTTAAGTTTCACACCAAACGGCTGGGAAGATTTTGAATATTGGCTGGAAAATGATGCAGAAACAGCGGATAAAATTCGAGCCCTTTTGAAGTCAGTTAAAGCTACCCCATTTCAAGGAATTGGTAAACCCGAACCTTTAAAACACAATTTGAAAGGCTTTTGGTCAAGAAGGATTACTGGAGAACATAGACTGGTTTACGAGATTTCAGGAACAAAAGGAAAAGATCAAAAATGTGCTATTCTTCAATGTAGATTCCATTACGATCCTAAATAA
- a CDS encoding RNA-binding S4 domain-containing protein: MIEFKLEGEFIPLIALLKATGLVQSGGEAQTVVEDGLVKYNGKVDHRKRLKVRSGDVIDFMGKKITVTS, encoded by the coding sequence ATGATAGAATTTAAATTAGAAGGCGAGTTTATTCCTCTTATAGCACTTTTAAAAGCTACTGGTCTTGTACAAAGTGGTGGTGAAGCCCAAACAGTTGTAGAAGACGGTTTGGTTAAATACAATGGAAAAGTAGATCACCGCAAAAGATTAAAAGTACGCAGTGGCGATGTTATTGATTTTATGGGCAAAAAAATTACGGTAACCTCATGA
- a CDS encoding catalase — MEDNNKLNHKLTTASGRPYAEHENTQSVGKRGPLLLQDFILHEKMAHFNRERIPERVVHAKGTGAYGKFTVTHDITAYTKAKIFNQIGKECKVFLRFSTVGGEKGSADSERDPRGFALRLYTEDGNWDIVGNNTPVFFIKDPKKFSDFIHTQKRDPRTNLKSPTMMWDFWSLNPESLHQVMILMSDRGTPYSYRHMDGFGSHTFSMINGNNERVWVKFHFKTQQGIKNFTGPEADAMRSEDMDHAQRDLVEAIDKGEFPKWAVKIQVMTEEQAKSFRWNPFDLSKVWPHAEFPLIEVGELELNEIPRNYFAHVEQAAFAPTNQVDGIGFSPDRMLQGRILSYPDAARHRLGVNYEQLAVNACPYMTKNFHRDGAMRFDDNGNDEPNYFPNSFGNVVPDESYKEPAQELDSSIADWYDRNEGEGDNDHYSQPGELYRKVMSDADRKNLINNIVGAMSGISGPKREQIINLQLCHWFRADIGLGMAIASGLGVDTAQAMQKH, encoded by the coding sequence ATGGAAGACAATAACAAACTAAACCACAAATTAACCACGGCCTCTGGAAGACCTTATGCTGAGCATGAGAATACACAATCAGTTGGTAAAAGAGGGCCTTTACTGCTGCAGGATTTTATCTTGCACGAGAAAATGGCTCACTTTAACAGGGAGCGGATTCCTGAACGTGTGGTACACGCTAAAGGAACAGGTGCTTATGGAAAATTTACGGTAACGCATGATATCACAGCATATACGAAGGCCAAAATATTCAACCAGATTGGTAAAGAATGTAAAGTATTCCTGCGTTTCTCTACCGTGGGTGGAGAAAAAGGAAGTGCCGACTCTGAAAGAGATCCACGTGGCTTTGCCTTAAGGCTATATACAGAGGATGGAAACTGGGATATTGTAGGCAACAATACACCGGTCTTCTTTATCAAAGACCCAAAAAAATTCAGCGATTTTATCCATACTCAAAAGCGTGATCCAAGGACAAACCTTAAAAGCCCAACAATGATGTGGGATTTCTGGTCCTTAAATCCGGAAAGCCTGCACCAGGTGATGATCTTAATGAGCGACCGCGGAACGCCTTACTCCTATCGCCACATGGATGGTTTTGGCAGCCATACATTCTCCATGATTAACGGAAACAATGAGCGTGTTTGGGTAAAATTTCATTTCAAAACACAGCAGGGCATCAAAAACTTTACAGGGCCGGAGGCTGATGCCATGCGCAGTGAAGATATGGATCATGCACAGCGTGACCTTGTAGAAGCTATTGACAAAGGTGAATTCCCTAAATGGGCGGTTAAAATACAAGTCATGACAGAGGAACAAGCTAAGTCTTTCCGCTGGAATCCTTTCGATTTGTCTAAAGTTTGGCCTCATGCTGAATTCCCGCTAATAGAAGTAGGCGAGCTGGAACTTAACGAAATACCAAGAAATTACTTTGCCCATGTTGAACAGGCTGCATTTGCGCCCACCAATCAGGTGGATGGTATAGGGTTCTCGCCAGACAGGATGTTACAGGGTAGAATTTTATCTTATCCAGATGCTGCCAGACACCGTCTTGGCGTTAATTACGAGCAGCTTGCCGTGAATGCATGCCCTTACATGACCAAAAACTTTCACCGTGACGGTGCAATGCGTTTTGACGACAACGGAAACGATGAACCTAATTATTTCCCTAATAGCTTTGGAAATGTAGTCCCAGATGAAAGCTATAAAGAGCCGGCCCAGGAACTGGATTCGAGCATTGCCGATTGGTATGACAGAAATGAAGGAGAAGGCGATAACGACCATTATTCTCAACCGGGCGAATTATACCGTAAAGTAATGTCGGATGCAGACCGAAAAAACTTAATAAACAACATTGTTGGGGCCATGAGTGGTATCAGCGGACCAAAAAGAGAGCAGATCATCAACCTGCAGCTCTGCCATTGGTTTAGGGCTGATATTGGATTGGGAATGGCTATTGCCAGTGGCTTGGGCGTAGATACCGCGCAAGCGATGCAAAAACACTAA
- a CDS encoding chorismate mutase, with protein sequence MKLNLNIQPLESWIDVKNQPLIISGPCSAETEEQLLTTANLLAATGKVSVLRAGIWKPRTRPGEFEGIGSIGLEWLKKAKAETGLPTAVEVANAKHVEEALAAGVDILWIGARSTVNPFTVQEIADALRGVDIPVLVKNPVNPDLQLWVGALERINGAGITKLGAIHRGFSSFEKSSFRNEPMWELAIQLKTLCPELPIINDPSHICGNRELIPYIAQKALDLDMQGLMIESHLDPSVAWTDAKQQVTPAALSELADRLTVRSPEAKNEAVTDQLAGLRAQIDKIDDLLLQKLGERMAIVGKIGEFKRDNQVTILQVNRWDAIIKKGHSFARALKLDTNFVEKFLEMVHGESIRKQTEIMNAGKVAQGIAAEAHTEVKA encoded by the coding sequence ATGAAATTAAATTTAAACATCCAACCATTAGAGAGCTGGATAGACGTAAAAAACCAACCTTTAATTATCTCTGGTCCATGCAGTGCGGAAACCGAAGAACAATTGCTTACCACTGCTAATTTATTGGCCGCTACCGGTAAAGTATCTGTTTTAAGAGCGGGAATCTGGAAACCACGTACCCGTCCTGGAGAATTTGAGGGCATTGGTAGTATTGGATTGGAATGGCTAAAAAAAGCGAAAGCTGAAACTGGTCTGCCTACTGCTGTAGAAGTTGCCAATGCTAAACATGTTGAAGAAGCTTTGGCTGCTGGTGTTGACATTTTATGGATAGGTGCGAGATCTACTGTAAATCCCTTTACTGTTCAGGAAATCGCAGATGCATTAAGAGGCGTAGACATCCCAGTACTGGTAAAAAATCCGGTTAACCCAGATCTACAACTGTGGGTAGGTGCATTAGAACGTATTAATGGCGCTGGCATTACTAAATTAGGTGCTATTCACCGTGGTTTCTCTTCATTTGAAAAAAGCTCATTCCGTAACGAACCAATGTGGGAGCTGGCGATTCAACTAAAAACTTTATGTCCTGAACTTCCAATTATTAATGACCCAAGCCACATTTGCGGTAACCGCGAACTGATTCCTTACATTGCTCAGAAAGCGTTGGATTTAGATATGCAAGGTTTGATGATCGAATCTCACCTGGATCCTTCTGTTGCCTGGACTGATGCAAAACAACAAGTTACTCCTGCTGCATTAAGTGAACTGGCAGACCGTTTAACGGTGCGTAGTCCGGAAGCTAAAAATGAAGCAGTTACCGATCAACTTGCAGGATTGCGTGCGCAAATTGACAAAATAGACGATTTGTTACTTCAAAAACTTGGCGAACGTATGGCAATTGTAGGTAAAATAGGTGAATTTAAACGCGATAATCAGGTGACTATTTTACAAGTTAACCGTTGGGATGCCATCATTAAAAAAGGTCATTCTTTTGCACGTGCTTTAAAATTAGATACCAATTTTGTAGAAAAATTCCTGGAAATGGTCCACGGTGAATCTATCCGCAAGCAAACAGAAATTATGAATGCGGGTAAAGTAGCACAGGGAATTGCTGCAGAGGCTCATACTGAAGTTAAAGCCTAA
- a CDS encoding prephenate dehydratase → METAIKVAIQGIKASFHEEAAFKFFGRDIETIECNSFKQTCEKLEQNEADYVIMAIENSIAGSLLPNYTLIREYNFAIVGEVYLPIQLHLMALPGVKFEDIKYATSHPIALRQCIDFLDEYPHIQVIESSDTAACAKRIRDEQLTDTVAIANSLAAELYGLNIIERRIESNKKNYTRFLVLKNNKAEAVKDINKASICFQVINHVGALSKVLNIFAEQEVNLTKIQSMPVLGKRNEYYFYVDLEWTNLENYEKAVRQTLKYTVNFNIMGEYQKNDKV, encoded by the coding sequence ATGGAGACAGCAATAAAAGTAGCAATTCAAGGTATCAAAGCATCTTTTCACGAAGAGGCCGCATTTAAATTCTTTGGCCGGGACATTGAAACCATAGAATGCAATTCGTTTAAGCAAACTTGTGAAAAACTCGAGCAAAATGAAGCAGACTATGTAATCATGGCCATAGAAAACTCCATTGCAGGTAGTCTATTACCTAATTACACTTTAATCCGCGAATACAATTTTGCCATTGTAGGTGAAGTATACCTGCCTATCCAATTACACTTGATGGCCTTGCCTGGTGTTAAATTTGAAGACATTAAATATGCCACCTCTCACCCTATTGCATTACGTCAATGTATTGATTTCCTTGACGAATACCCACACATACAGGTAATTGAAAGCAGTGATACCGCAGCTTGCGCAAAAAGGATCAGGGATGAGCAACTTACCGATACCGTAGCCATTGCAAATTCCCTCGCTGCCGAATTGTATGGGTTAAACATTATTGAACGCCGGATAGAATCCAATAAAAAGAATTACACCCGTTTTCTGGTCCTTAAAAACAACAAAGCCGAGGCGGTTAAAGACATCAATAAAGCGTCGATTTGTTTCCAGGTCATCAATCATGTAGGCGCCTTATCTAAAGTGCTCAACATCTTTGCAGAACAGGAAGTAAACCTAACTAAAATACAAAGTATGCCTGTTTTAGGAAAACGCAATGAGTACTATTTCTATGTAGACCTGGAATGGACAAACCTCGAAAATTATGAAAAGGCGGTCCGTCAGACTTTAAAATACACCGTGAATTTTAACATCATGGGCGAATATCAGAAAAACGACAAAGTATAA
- a CDS encoding helix-turn-helix domain-containing protein translates to MTENECQLGHKKEIMAVHDAMDVLNGKWKVSIISSICYYNKRRFSDILNDVPGISNKMLSKELKELEANKLLRRTVLDTQPISVQYQLTDYGMSLKTIINNLAEWGIAHRKVIIGK, encoded by the coding sequence ATGACAGAAAATGAATGCCAATTGGGGCACAAAAAGGAGATTATGGCCGTCCACGATGCGATGGACGTATTGAATGGGAAGTGGAAAGTCTCTATTATCTCTTCCATCTGCTATTATAACAAAAGAAGGTTTTCTGATATTTTGAATGATGTGCCAGGAATATCAAACAAAATGTTGAGCAAAGAGCTGAAAGAGTTAGAAGCCAATAAACTGTTAAGACGAACTGTGTTGGATACTCAGCCAATCTCTGTTCAATATCAATTAACAGACTACGGCATGTCCTTAAAAACCATTATCAACAACCTGGCAGAATGGGGGATAGCGCATCGTAAGGTAATTATTGGTAAATAG